From the genome of Eucalyptus grandis isolate ANBG69807.140 chromosome 2, ASM1654582v1, whole genome shotgun sequence, one region includes:
- the LOC104435505 gene encoding submaxillary gland androgen-regulated protein 3B: MPNCRKSEVRRAVRLSVLPAPTGTGTPVTPVTTTPPSQTGNSPPNYFPPPGGYLPFVPPPPYGDGFYVPPPPDPILPYFPFYYRKPLHQTESSAAPFRESMVMIVETGLLFLLYLMLS, from the exons ATGCCGAACTG CCGGAAGAGCGAGGTCCGACGAGCCGTGCGCCTATCCGTGCTACCCGCCCCCACTGGCACCGGGACTCCGGTCACTCCAGTGACGACCACGCCGCCTTCTCAGACAGGGAATTCGCCTCCCAATTACTTCCCGCCGCCGGGAGGGTATTTGCCGTTCGTCCCTCCGCCACCCTACGGTGACGGTTTCTACGTTCCACCGCCGCCCGACCCCATCTTGCCTTACTTCCCGTTCTACTACCGGAAGCCCCTACATCAGACGGAGTCGTCAGCAGCGCCTTTCCGAGAATCAATGGTCATGATTGTGGAGACTGGCCTCTTGTTTTTGTTGTACTTAATGCTGAGCTAA